A stretch of DNA from Maniola hyperantus chromosome 14, iAphHyp1.2, whole genome shotgun sequence:
tttgtttttCAAGTAACTATGACAGCAAACGAAAAACTAGATTTACTAATTATCCTAATAAGGATAATTATAagataaataaacaattaaaagataacaaaaatatttaaagaatgataaaataaaagcgTTTAACTTATCTTTATCACGATATTTTATCTAACCATAGATCCATTCCAGAAAAAGAAACCTAGTCCGTTCACTTATTTTACCTCTGGCTGTAagattggcaccattgcaaatcactcaataataaaccctacgctctaaggaataaagcaaacaaagcaatggtgccaatctTACAGCCAGAGGTAAAATAACTGTGAACGGActgtacaaattatttattaatgttcGTTGGCTGTCAAAGTTGAATACCAAGGTTACCTCAAATCAGGTTATTATTTTAGAAATGACATTATTGTCTGTGGTACGGTTAAATAGTGATCGCACTTGACGTGTTTTATTCTAATCAGTCCATAAATAATATCATTCTATCACACTGTTTTTTTTATGTGTGAAATGTCGAATAGTAATCATTTTAATGGAATGTAAGTGAAGCTCAACATTTTCTCAGAACTCACTTGCCGTATTTACTCTTATtgagaaaattattattatttattcgcaGAGGATGTGAGAAAAAGATGCATAGGTCCGTACAAaattacttctcacgcgccattttaactctgtgtcaactgtcatgtcaaaagtacggttcacccttaAATCGTACATTTGACATGCCAATTGACACAtggagcaaatatggcgagagTGAGGTCTCAAAAAGTGTGcactattatatttataatacatatttatgGCTACTAATAAATTGTAaagcattttttaaatcccaaagCGAAAATTGATATCattatttatatactttaaaCCTATTCCAAAGCATATGATAAAAAAAAGAACATTTTGCTTTATGGACAAACTGCTAAAATATGCTAATAATAATACCCATGttaatcaaaattttataaaagcttttatacctacatagttatttatttatttatttattaaagaatatattcaaataaattGACACACTTTTGGAGATGACCAATATCGTTCGTGCCTAAAGCTACTTGGCACTGCCAAAGTACTGTGCTGATTTAGCATCACAAAAAGAAAGAAATGCCTTTCATTTCAAAGATgcatttcattattttcaaaaagggtaatctatatataaataaaaggaaaagttgactgactgactgactgactaactactacaaactactggacggatcgggctgaaatttggcatgcagatagctgttatgacgttggcatccgctaagagtttttgaaaattcagtccCTAAGGTcttaccccccccccccccccccccccggctaaatagggatttgaaatttgcgtagtccacgcggacgaaatcgcgagcataagctagtcaatgtatataataaaataaaaattcactaTCCTCACAAccaacacaaataaataattcaacacGTCAAGCACGTATTTAACCGAAACTTAGTGAAGGCCTTCGAAAAGCGATACGTTTAAGGCAAGAACTCGACCTTTTACCTTGAATAGTTTTGTCGGCAGCTAAGCTAAGCTAAGAGAGATTACGAGTCAGCAGTATCGGACGCGTAGTTATGAGGACGCCAGAAGATAAGTCAGTCGCATCGAACACGCCGGAAAAATGTTGACGACCGCACGACTCGGCTGCAACAGACGCGTTGAAGAAATGCTAACGATGCTAGAAGTCGTATCGGATGCGTGAAAGTCAAGAGTCGGCCGCAACTGACGTGCCGGAGAAAATCGTATGAGTCAATCGCGTCGAGGTAATGtagggtcagcaacaaagctaggtttgcacccgccagtacaagcgactatgtgcaggtgcatacctagctttgttgccgACTGTACATAACGTTACCAGCACGAATCAGTCGCAACAGATGCGTCTGACAAATGCGGTGACGTGAGTAGAAGCAGCGTGTTAGGAAGTAATGCTTTCCGTGCATAGTTTGTTTTGTTAAAGTATCGCTTTTTGCCAGCCCTACTTTTAAATAGTTTTTCTAAGGCtgcgatctatagagcgcactttgactttgctcttgtcaaagattgagttaaaacaagacagatttatgtgagcgaaatagctctgtctcgttttaactctgtcttaaatttaagctaagtcagagtgcgccctatagatttcacccttaggctgagatctatagagcgcactctgacttaagaTTGATTTAAAAcgatctctcacataaatctgtctctttttaactcaatcttaagtctgagcaaagtcaaagtgcgctctatagatcgcaGCCTTAGTATCGCTTATCGTTGGCCctacttaaaacaaaattgaagaaCATACAGTATGAGTTGACGCCCGCATTAGTCCTTCGTCGCGCTGATGATTGTGAGGATATAGATGAAGATGTTGATGACGTCCAGGTACAAGTTGAGAGCCGCGAAGATGTACTCCTCGGGGGAGATGCTGTACTTGTGCTTGCCGCCCAACATCAGCTGAGTGTCGTACACCAGGTACAGCGAGAAGAGCAGAGCTCCGAGAGACGCGTAGACTAGAGTCATTGTCCGTCCTTTATAGAATATAGCAACAATacctaaaaaaataacataaatttagaattttaagTCACTAAAAAGAGTTTGTTCGACAATCaccaaattatattttgtgtGGCCTGTGTCAtttcgtgattttttttaaaaacaaataaacatatttttcattcaattaaacttttacaagtatttttgaatcgtcagctgcatctaccactggtttggaatgcctttcctacccagaagaaccagcaagaaactcggcggttgctcttttcaaagatttgatatacaattttatgccatgtataagaaaatACGCTATGTTATGTTACGTAACAGTTCCACGAACATTAAACGGCCAAGCCATACTTTTTAGAtttcatacctcaaaaggaaaaaaggaacccttataggatcactttgttgtctgtctgtctgttgtctgtcaagaaacctacagggtacttcccgttgacctagaatcataaaatttggcaggtaggtaggtggcagacataaggggaagaacctgaaaaccgtgaatttgtggttacattaaaaaaatatatgttcatgaactaataattagtattatcaattttcaaagtaagatatctatatcaagtgggacgtgtcatatgaaagggcttcacctgagcattctaaaacaggtttatttttatattagtttttgatttatcgtgcaaaatgtcgaaaaaataccccagtagggaaccctcggtgcgcgagtctgactcgcacttggtcggttttttaccAAGATGGGTTTGTAGGAGTCAGGACTTATAAGTAaagttatttgttgttataaatatggtaaaaaatatatataaatatacagTTAAGAGTACTTAAGAGGATATTGGCCccaattctctagtctctctctaaactaaatttaaagtatctgcatccttttctttttacttatgcttaaaaaggaacggaacctgactttcacatttaaagattctaaattttagtgcacaatacaattttaaacagtaggttcgcgactgcgccctaaaatcacgggttttaccatctaaaaattaaattcagaactgtcaaactgtgtctgtccttttcatattacattagtaagaagagcatgcgaatactctaaaattaggttgtgcttagaatcggtgccattgatGTAAAACAACTCACCTAACAGCAAGAGCACGACGGTAGCGCAAAGCAGGATTCCTCCCATGGCCGTGAAGTCCCATCGAGACTGGAACGCGAACAGAGTGAGCGCGAGGCACACGGCCGCCGTTATACCCACCGCCATCATAACCTGGTGATAGAACAGCTTATTATACAGGCTGTATTTGGGActctttattttaaactaggataaaaataatgacgtaaactgaaaaaactaattaaatcgatcaaataacaaaaaagttacaagtgaGAAGCCCCAGCGAGACCAATTGATTTCCGAAATTGGGCCCGACGCATCCCCCCAACCTACCAACATAAATCAGGGTTGATCGATAAtgcttttttaatgaaaatctgtAGGGTCGCTCTCTTTAGCacgaaattgggtatttgactccaatttgtttattactttattataaactacataggataaaaataatgacgtcaactgaaaaaactaattaaatcgatcaaataacaaaaaagttataagcatttaaatatttctgattagacagaaatagcgatatagcattttgacgtcacacctcactaatgccatagtagcttcgtgcggtttcatacaaattttcgttttgcgagaaagggatagaagaccctcccaaatgcctgtaactttgtaaatctttgttggattttaatatttttttcagcgtaggtacgtcattatttttatcctagtttataatacagtaataatggacccgattttcttgtacacaaatctctaaactaaactaaattaataggcctaaatctagtgccatccttttccgcaagcaacattatgaaagggttagcaatagatttaggcgtgacattttagtttagtttagagattgtgtacaatggaattagccacattatttatcaaattcaaaagtaggaaaatacccaattgtttgtATATGTGCAGACGTGTTGTTGCAGCACTGTGTGTATCACTTACCGCGTCGCTGTCGTGCATGCTGCTGGTGACGCCGAGCATGAAGCTCTCGGCGATGGTGAAGATGCCCAGGAAGATGAAGTTGGTGGGCGCCGTGCGCCGCACGCTCTCGCAGCACGCCATCGCGATCAGGCACACGATCACTATCACGAGGGCGACCCATCTGCAAACCAAACGCTACACTCAACACAGCTGCagcaagttattccgcaagtacttgcagaGAGCTTTGCCTAACATAGACAAAcgtcaaactaacaaactactccgcctggacagaggtaaacttaggaaggtggtgggactcataacagggcatagcccactaaacaaacaccttttcgttataggtgtcaccgacagtcctctgtgcagggcctgcatggaggtcgatgaaacaccgacgcacgtgctcctggagtgcacgggcgtagcagagcaacgcgaacgccatttaggttccccgacctcactccaagaagccctcggcaacctgggcggtctacttggcttctggagtgagcttggatggctggagtgaagacttcggcggggaggggtgatgcacgcacaacagacggaaacgtttaagtgcggaaaccagcccagaatgaagaaagaagaagtacttgcagaattgtttacactaagagcaatattgtacatgtacatgTACACACATTTGTGACTTacggcaagtccagcaagttacgaaacttgcggaagtgagctggacgtgattgtttacacggCAGAAAAagcttgcggaagtcaacttctgcaagttttgttttCGTAACAGTTCGTTATATTTCAGCACGTACTAGAAACCTTCGGCTTCAGCCAAAACTTTAGCACATTTTGGCCGGTCGGACACTACTGATTACTGATagggcattttttatttatttatttagatacaagttagcccttgactgcaatctcacctgatggtaagtgatgatgcagtctaaggtgggagcgggctaacctgaaaggagtatggcagtttttattaaacccatacacctttggtttctacacggcatcgtaccggaacgctaaatcgtttggcggcacggctttgccgatagggtggtaactagccacggccgaggcctacCACCAGACCGGGTTGCTTTTCACTGCGCGTTCGAACTTCCTTTTGAACAAGGGCccggaagggttcgaaactagtcgggctaacggcgactaaacacgtgagtaaagccgggtgtgagatatgtataatggaaatcactcacgacagtttaaacggtaaaattacagattctaactgtcgccgtcgactgagttgcctggcgactagtcgactgtgcgtaatgggtctaaggctgagatctatagagcaaactttgactttgctcagatttaagattgcgttaaaacgagacagatctatgtgagagatatacatctgtctcgttttgactctgtctcaagtctaagcaaagtcagagtgcactccatagatctcaccctaagtgatgatgcagattAAGATGGAAGGAGACCCATAACCCTGATCGGCTTCGGCTTCCGCCAGATCGATTCGATGATGATGTATACTCACATCAAATAGGAGTGGGTTTGGACCCAGAACTTGGTGGGCTGGTGGTACACGAACAAAGTGATGAAGGCCAACGTCACCAGCAGCTGGCACATCAGGATGGAGTACACCTGCGACCAACCATTACACATGTTACGGACAAAACATAcacggctcgggcccggcacggtctagcatttGAATCAACCCTAATGTGGGTGATCATAACTTTCGTTTTGTTTTCATTCTATTTCagaccaattttattttattttatttattctttattgcacacaacacaaagtaaacattgaagaaacatacaaggatcttaatctaatagatgtagcatgcaaaggcggccttatcgctaaagcgatctcttccaggcaacctattacgaaaggaatcacgaaagcacgggttggtgcggcagccgaaaatggtcctagttattttttatatttagaagaagaagaagattaagcTTTTATTCCTTGTAAATTCTGATGTAATAGCAAATTGGAGATTGTGCTCCAAACAGTGgcgttcaagccagggtatgcatttaggtatgaacttattttacggcaggttaaaatgaaaaataagcattgacttattacaatgagggtaagcagtgcgtttatgcctctatgagctgcacgccactggctccaaactaaactaaaacgaatTTTCGAAATGTTTTGCTATccctttaataaatgcttaCAGGATAAGGATGGCACTaagtagattttatttaaaaacctcGCCTGCGGCTCAGGTatcataaatttataattaatatgtgattgaggtcaagcgtttgcctatacgGAATAAAAAAGTATTACTAAATtgctataattttatatttttcacacttaaaacataaaaatcttttatttaatgTCGGGTAATGTGAAGCGGGCCCCCGGTCTTACGATAtaagggcttagttacccaaagttaaaagaggcggcttttaATAGAGAAGCTTATCGCATGATGTCCTCCAAACTTAGTTTCGTAGAAGTAGATGGTCTTACCTTTCTGATGAAAGACTTCCGGATGCTCTGATCGTTGAAATCAAAGCCCTTGACGTCCGCGTCCTCGCCGAGGCTGCCGCCGGGACCAGGATATGCTGGTTGCTGCAAACGGAAAATAGCACATAAAGATAGACCGTAAGAGCCTGAATAGCTCAATTCCGTTGCGACAAATCAGAATCTTTAAATTAATGTACCAGTTATATACattactagcgtatgctcgcgacttcgtccgcgtggactacacaaattttaaatttcatccccttaggggttgaattttcaaaaatcctttcttagcggatgcctacgtcataacagctatctgcatgccaaatttcagcccgatctgtccagtagtttgagctgtgcgttgatagatcagtcagtcagtcagtcaccttttccttttatatatttagataataatgttTGTTGGGGAGCGCTGCTTTAACTCGCCATCCACGACTTGACTATGCAACCACTCTTAATATCTTACAATTATCATGTCCGGCCCAATCCACGCCAAATCgatacatattttaaataaatccgTCCGTTTACAAGAGCGgacattacatacataatatcataacaAAGCCAACTAGATTAAAGCATTTTGTCTGACCACTCACAAATTAGGCTAGaaactagatttttttttaatttatagactagcgcttggctgcaatcagacctgggtggcaagtgatgatgcagcctaagatggagcgcgcttgcctagaagatgcctattcactctcgacttgaaggtacccatattataattggaggggaaaactgatgctggaagggtgttcaaaatttagagcctcaatagctcaacgggtaaaggagtggactgaaaaccgaaaggtcgatggttcaaaccccacccgttgcactattgtcgtacctactcctagcacaaacttgacgcttagttggagaggaatggggaatattagtcatttaacatggctaatgttctttaaaaaatcatagCGGTTTGGataagaaatgaggaggcaaatcgcttcgtacgtatccgtggaatttcgactacgtacggatgcagaccttggcgatgccttgcggtacgatagcaGAAGGGCTGTCTAGTAACAAGAAGAGAATGTGATGTGTAGAGAGATAGTAGGTATTGTCGCTGGGCTATGAGCGAGTGTCCGAGTTTGACGGGCGATTATTCGCACTGGTCCACTGAGGGACCTCTTACCATTCCTGCACAAACTGTgtgtttattagggttccgtacgcgaagagtgccaacgggaccctattactaagcctccgtgtATCCGTGTCcgtgtttgtctgtcagcgggctgtatctcgtgaaccgtaaggtagagttgaaattttcacagaatgtgtacttCTATTGGCCACTATAAGAACaaacacaaaattcaaaatagccgccatgaaaaaaaatatgttaaagtGTTCTTTCTTTAACGacggtatggaacccttcgtgtgcgagtccgtctcgcacttgactgatttttgtATTGAATTAGCATAAATGATTCAAATGtgtggagagagctatgcttggagtttctctgcgtgatcaaatcagaaatgaggagatccgtagaactagagtaaccgacatagctcaacgggttgcgaagctgaagaggcaatggatagggcacatagttcgtaaaactgatgggcgttggggtcccaaggtgctggaatggcgacctcgcaccggaagacgcagtgttagaaaacccccccactaggtggacggacgacatcagacgagtcgcagggagccgctggattcaggcagcgcaagaccgtggcgtgtggaagtccctacaagagacctatgtccagcagcggacgtctattggttgatgatgatgatgattgaaatgTCAGCTTACtccatagccctctccatatcCGGCAGGCTGGAATCCAGGTTGCGGTGGTGGCGCATACCCTCCCGCAGGATAGCCGCCAGGAGGAGGATAGCCGCCTGGTGGAGGATAGCCGCCTTGAGGAGGATAGCCGCCTTGAGGAGGATAACCTGGCTGGGGATAGCCAGCGCCCTGCGATTGATCTGTAATAATGATATTGGATAAGAGAAAGAGTgctataggtagaccagaattagtaatttttaaatacattttttaagtGTTTAAAAGAGACGGATTTATGCTAGAGACATACATCTGTCTCATTTCAACtttaaggttgagatctatggagcgcactaaaactttgctcagacttaaggcactgttaaaacgagacagcgttatacgctggcataaatctgtctcgttttaactgaaacttatgtctgagcaaagtcaaagtgcaatAATGTGTCCAAACTCCGAACTAACAACAAGAAATATTTTGATTCAATATTTTTTGAGGATTATTgaagatataataaaaaatataaatcaaaacATATTTCTAGCTAAGACGTCACATAATGGTGGAAACATTGTCCATTTCTTAATTATTCCCAGACAGGACAGTGCATTCaaagcgcactggatgtctgctTTACTtggtaattatattaattatacgGCGGCTACTAAagcagaaagggccaagaggcgcaaatatgagaatatagaaaatagtttcatatttgtgccttttggggtggagaccatgcgttcgtggggcgaggatgctagatccttttttaaggacctttcatcccgtctcgcggaatccacgggggaccggagggctggcagttacctcggtcagcatattagtctggccattcaacgaggtaacgctgccagcgttctgggcaccctgcctcgttgcggtggtttagatgatattttcgatctgcaatttttatgttctagaataagtttggtatttttgtttattgtattttaatttgaatcttaaaaataaatgcataaatatatagctattatattaactaacatagaataagttgtTACAAACACATATAATTGTGGACATATTGTTGTTGGTACGTATATTAAAttcaataataggtaataataattactagcttatgctcgcgactttgccgtgtggactacacaaatatcaaaccactatttcacccccttagggcatgaattttctaaaatcctttcttagcggatgcctacgttataatagctatctgcatgccaaatttcagcccgatccgtccagtagtttgagctgtacgttgatagatcagtcagtcgatcaccttttccttttaaatattaagatTACATATTTGCAATCAACACTGAATAGCTAGTTATACTCGTAGGTCAAGACAATGCGGTTCTCTAGCTATATTAGTAGTTATatacacatacatattattatatgaaaAACTTTATTATACCTTTGTTCTCAGCCATCATACTGTTGGAGGTTATAAATATGACGAAGGCCTCATATCATTCGCACGTAAATAATTATCGACACGGTGTTATATTTACGCTTGATATTAtgtttacaatttttaatatCACTAAAAATTCACTAAATTCACCAAAACACgatttaaaatttgaattaatGAGCTCACGTACAATATATAGTGCTGCGTTGGTCTCGGAAAAATTAAGTGGGTAGGTTACATACCCAACCTACCTATCTctaaatagagagagagccagcgcgtgccagaccttcgttatttaataaaagctgtaactttctttgcgtattgtccccaacacagggaagaacgatcagcgacaatgaagtttggatcatagtggctttgggagataacgggtaatgaaggtgtaaaaaatctagtcaaagtataaagtttttttattttttatattttcttcggaatagtatcaGGAataacgtcatgcattgccagacttaagtgtcgtggcaaccccctgccagacgcccttaaagtttaaaagttaaagggtgtctggcagggggttgccacgcgCTGGCTCTGAGAGTGAGATCTatacgagacagagctatatttctcacataaatcgaACTCGTTTTAACActattttaagtctgagcaaagtcaaagtgcgctctatagattttagccttagggtgcctgtccactgaagcggagcggagcggagatgtgtatagttaaccaatcagagtttcatcagatgacggaataaaaatgtcacgttatttaccgacaatctgattggtctgctcaacacatctccgctccgctccgcaccagtggacaggcagccttagtcCAACATTCTGCATAACCCGATGTCTTTTCCAGGACGCCAGGTCTCTTATGATTTCCTCCCCCCGAAGTGGTTCCGTAGTCATGTTagttaaaaaaatcggtcaagtgcgagtcgggcttgcacacgaagggttatagtaccatcgtacaagaaataaatcatttttttaaatttacatgacatccattttgaaatttttattatttgttgatgtagcggcaatagaaatacacattatgtgaaaatttaaaCTGTCTACCTATTTCGGCTCATGagatacatcccgctgacagacagacggacggacggccggacagcggaggcttagtaatagggccccgttggcactcttcgggtacggaatcttAAAAAGACTGAATAATAAATCAGGGGTTTGATTGTTTACTGCCGGCATCGCGTGTCTGGGCCGCCAGCATGGCGCCGCCGCCGGCTAGGACGATATCTTTGTTTCTATTAAAATTGGTAGAAGATATCTTCTCAAGAAACAACAATAACATAACAACAGTGTTTGTTTCTATTTTTCCGCAACGAATTATACCCGTCTGTGACTTTGTACGGCACTAATATATGAACGAGCCTCGAATTAACACTGCAGTCTGCacttctttataaaaaaaaaaacaatcgacCCACGACCGTGGCGCGATGTGCCAACGCAAAAACTGAGCTGAATCATGAATGAAAAagtcgtacctactacctat
This window harbors:
- the LOC117988391 gene encoding protein lifeguard 1-like isoform X3, yielding MYQSQGAGYPQPGYPPQGGYPPQGGYPPPGGYPPPGGYPAGGYAPPPQPGFQPAGYGEGYGQPAYPGPGGSLGEDADVKGFDFNDQSIRKSFIRKVYSILMCQLLVTLAFITLFVYHQPTKFWVQTHSYLIWVALVIVIVCLIAMACCESVRRTAPTNFIFLGIFTIAESFMLGVTSSMHDSDAVMMAVGITAAVCLALTLFAFQSRWDFTAMGGILLCATVVLLLLGIVAIFYKGRTMTLVYASLGALLFSLYLVYDTQLMLGGKHKYSISPEEYIFAALNLYLDVINIFIYILTIISATKD
- the LOC117988391 gene encoding protein lifeguard 1-like isoform X1 produces the protein MWQSSGVYPGDQSQGAGYPQPGYPPQGGYPPQGGYPPPGGYPPPGGYPAGGYAPPPQPGFQPAGYGEGYGQPAYPGPGGSLGEDADVKGFDFNDQSIRKSFIRKVYSILMCQLLVTLAFITLFVYHQPTKFWVQTHSYLIWVALVIVIVCLIAMACCESVRRTAPTNFIFLGIFTIAESFMLGVTSSMHDSDAVMMAVGITAAVCLALTLFAFQSRWDFTAMGGILLCATVVLLLLGIVAIFYKGRTMTLVYASLGALLFSLYLVYDTQLMLGGKHKYSISPEEYIFAALNLYLDVINIFIYILTIISATKD
- the LOC117988391 gene encoding protein lifeguard 1-like isoform X2; this translates as MMAENKDQSQGAGYPQPGYPPQGGYPPQGGYPPPGGYPPPGGYPAGGYAPPPQPGFQPAGYGEGYGQPAYPGPGGSLGEDADVKGFDFNDQSIRKSFIRKVYSILMCQLLVTLAFITLFVYHQPTKFWVQTHSYLIWVALVIVIVCLIAMACCESVRRTAPTNFIFLGIFTIAESFMLGVTSSMHDSDAVMMAVGITAAVCLALTLFAFQSRWDFTAMGGILLCATVVLLLLGIVAIFYKGRTMTLVYASLGALLFSLYLVYDTQLMLGGKHKYSISPEEYIFAALNLYLDVINIFIYILTIISATKD